In a single window of the Pseudochaenichthys georgianus chromosome 16, fPseGeo1.2, whole genome shotgun sequence genome:
- the LOC117460569 gene encoding uncharacterized protein encodes MDRKCSYPDCRSTEGLHPLPPDPQLAHRWLQALGRFNTPPSFVPPSSVYVCYLHFTRENFSNYGELEMEFKKQLLLNPDSVPTSAHVVPQGTGDSFCQTSPAVRHVASQTDPPEIISDTLLSIKTEPLTRRSVGTQLSKRTLQNPVRSTATQARVPGKDCGVCTPTFPLDSPLLLLQPTIVKRPPKRPRLSLSDEEEGPSEGCSSMGINEPGNST; translated from the exons ATGGATCGAAAATGTTCCTATCCGGACTGCAGGAGCACGGAGGGCTTGCACCCCCTACCCCCCGACCCGCAGCTGGCCCACCGCTGGCTGCAAGCTCTGGGTCGGTTCAACACCCCCCCCTCCTTTGTTCCCCCCTCCTCTGTTTACGTGTGCTATCTCCACTTTACGCGCGAGAACTTCTCCAATTATGGAGAGCTGGAAATGGAATTTAAAAAGCAGCTTCTCCTAAACCCTGATTCTGTCCCTACCTCTGCACACGTGGTGCCACAG GGTACCGGGGACAGTTTCTGTCAAACTTCGCCTGCTGTACGACACGTAGCCTCCCAGACTGACCCTCCAGAGATAATATCAGACACTCTGCTATCCATAAAAACAGAACCTCTAACGAGAAGATCAGTCGGCACACAGTTATCCAAGAGAACTCTGCAGAATCCCGTTCGCAGCACAG CCACCCAAGCGAGAGTGCCCGGCAAAGATTGTGGCGTCTGCACCCCCACCTTCCCCTTGGACAGTCCACTGCTGCTCCTACAACCAACCATAGTTAAGAGACCACCAAAGAGACCTCGGCTCAGCCTATCAGACGAGGAGGAAGGCCCCTCAGAAGGCTGTTCGTCTATGGGGATTAATGAACCAGGGAATTCAACATGA